From the genome of Malus sylvestris chromosome 6, drMalSylv7.2, whole genome shotgun sequence, one region includes:
- the LOC126626206 gene encoding transcription factor bHLH162-like isoform X2 → MKCKSESSSKPDRKTVERNRRIQMKSLCFKLASLVPPQHFKTTNSKDTVSKQNQLDTAVSYIKQLRERIENLKERKEKAMRSQLGSSNSDIGAIAAENAVMTGSRLPVLELRDSGSCIEVMLISGLNKNFMFYEVIRVLEEQGAEVVSASFSTVGDKVFHSVHAQVKISRVGVETSTVWQRLQDLLY, encoded by the exons atgaagTGTAAAAGTGAGTCTTCTTCCAAACCGGACAGGAAGACAGTGGAGAGAAACAGAAGAATTCAAATGAAAAGTCTCTGCTTCAAGCTTGCTTCACTTGTCCCTCCCCAACACTTCAAAACCACCAACTCCAAG GATACCGTGTCAAAGCAAAATCAACTTGATACTGCGGTATCCTATATAAAGCAACTgagagagagaatagagaaTTTGAAGGAGAGGAAGGAGAAAGCAATGAGGTCACAATTAGGCAGTTCTAATTCTGACATTGGTGCTATTGCTGCCGAAAATGCCGTAATGACGGGATCAAGATTACCAGTTCTTGAATTACGAGACTCGGGTTCCTGCATAGAAGTTATGCTGATTAGTGGGTTGAATAAGAACttcatgttttatgaagttATCCGTGTTCTTGAGGAACAAGGAGCTGAAGTTGTCAGCGCTAGCTTTTCCACTGTAGGCGATAAAGTTTTCCACTCGGTGCATGCTCAG GTCAAAATTTCTAGAGTTGGAGTAGAGACTTCAACGGTATGGCAGAGACTACAGGATCTGTTATACTGa